A single Streptomyces sp. 2114.4 DNA region contains:
- a CDS encoding helix-turn-helix domain-containing protein — protein MSIGNSPEADRPSVGAALQKARIGAGLTVEEVSTTTRVRVPLVQAIEQDDFSRCGGDVYARGHIRALARAVTLDPGPLIDQFDAEHGGRPAPTPAAPLYEAERIRSEPRRPNWTAAMVAAIVAVVGFMGFTLFTDGGKSDSGPIAGGDANAKPAPAPTRHPSTIKPPVTPDPSDSAVAGLPKDKVTIKVTARDGQSWVSAKDANGKLLEDGLLKKGESKTITDKERIDLVLGNAGAVQLYVNGKEVKKVGDKGTVERLSYTPGDPQAG, from the coding sequence GTGTCCATCGGCAACTCCCCCGAAGCAGACCGGCCTTCCGTCGGCGCTGCCCTCCAGAAGGCCCGTATCGGAGCGGGACTGACCGTCGAAGAGGTCAGTACGACGACACGGGTGCGCGTCCCCCTTGTGCAGGCGATCGAGCAGGACGACTTCTCCCGCTGTGGCGGCGATGTCTACGCCCGGGGGCACATCCGGGCGCTCGCCCGCGCGGTCACCCTCGATCCCGGACCGCTGATCGACCAGTTCGACGCCGAGCACGGCGGACGGCCCGCGCCGACCCCCGCCGCGCCCCTCTACGAAGCCGAGCGGATCCGCTCCGAGCCGCGCCGCCCCAACTGGACCGCGGCGATGGTCGCGGCGATCGTCGCGGTGGTCGGGTTCATGGGCTTCACGCTCTTCACGGACGGCGGCAAGAGCGACAGCGGCCCGATCGCGGGCGGCGACGCCAATGCCAAGCCGGCGCCGGCGCCCACCCGCCATCCCTCGACCATCAAGCCGCCCGTCACGCCCGATCCCTCCGACAGCGCCGTCGCCGGACTGCCGAAGGACAAGGTCACGATCAAGGTGACCGCCCGTGACGGCCAGAGCTGGGTCTCCGCCAAGGACGCCAACGGCAAGCTCCTGGAGGACGGCCTGCTCAAGAAGGGCGAGTCCAAGACCATCACCGACAAGGAACGCATCGACCTGGTCCTCGGCAACGCCGGAGCCGTACAGCTGTACGTCAACGGCAAGGAGGTCAAGAAGGTCGGCGACAAGGGCACGGTGGAGCGGCTGAGCTATACGCCGGGGGACCCCCAGGCGGGCTGA
- the rimO gene encoding 30S ribosomal protein S12 methylthiotransferase RimO, whose translation MPERRTVALVTLGCARNEVDSEELAGRLAADGWDLVEEAADADVAVVNTCGFVEAAKKDSVDALLEANDLKDHGRTQAVVAVGCMAERYGKELAEALPEADGVLGFDDYSSISDRLQTILNGGIHAAHTPRDRRKLLPISPAERQGSAGVALPGHAQDAPPAAPPEDLPEGIAPASGPRAPLRRRLGSSPVASVKLASGCDRRCSFCAIPSFRGSFISRRPSDVLGETRWLAGEGVKEIMLVSENNTSYGKDLGDIRLLETLLPELAAVDGIERIRVSYLQPAEMRPGLIDVLTGTDKVAPYFDLSFQHSAPGVLRSMRRFGSTDSFLELLETIRTKAPQAGARSNFIVGFPGESESDLAELERFLTEARLDAIGVFGYSDEDGTEAASYEDKVDPDVVAERLARVSRLAEELTAQRAEERIGETLRVLVDRTDDEDGIVGRAAHQAPETDGVTLLSTDQELAPGRMVEAKVVASEGVDLVAEVLSVEGTGCTEEAAR comes from the coding sequence ATGCCCGAACGCCGTACCGTCGCCCTTGTCACTCTTGGCTGCGCCCGTAACGAGGTGGACTCGGAGGAGCTCGCAGGCCGCCTGGCAGCGGACGGCTGGGACCTCGTCGAGGAAGCCGCCGATGCCGATGTCGCCGTCGTCAACACCTGTGGTTTCGTCGAGGCCGCGAAGAAGGACTCCGTCGACGCCCTGCTGGAAGCCAACGATCTGAAGGATCACGGCAGAACCCAGGCCGTGGTGGCCGTCGGCTGCATGGCCGAGCGCTACGGCAAGGAGCTCGCCGAGGCGCTGCCCGAGGCCGACGGTGTGCTCGGCTTCGACGACTACAGCAGCATCTCCGACCGCCTGCAGACCATCCTGAACGGTGGCATCCACGCCGCCCACACCCCGCGCGACCGCCGCAAGCTGCTGCCGATCAGCCCGGCCGAGCGGCAGGGCTCCGCCGGTGTCGCGCTGCCCGGCCATGCCCAGGACGCGCCGCCGGCGGCCCCGCCCGAGGATCTGCCGGAGGGCATCGCGCCCGCCTCCGGGCCGCGTGCGCCGCTGCGCCGCCGGCTCGGCAGCAGCCCCGTGGCCTCGGTGAAACTGGCCTCCGGCTGCGACCGGCGCTGCTCGTTCTGCGCCATTCCGTCCTTCCGCGGCTCCTTCATCTCGCGCCGGCCCTCCGATGTGCTCGGTGAGACGCGCTGGCTGGCCGGGGAGGGCGTCAAGGAGATCATGCTGGTCTCCGAGAACAACACCTCCTACGGCAAGGACCTCGGCGACATCCGGCTGCTGGAGACGCTGCTGCCGGAGCTGGCGGCGGTCGACGGCATCGAGCGGATCCGGGTCAGCTACCTGCAGCCCGCCGAGATGCGGCCGGGGCTGATTGATGTGCTGACCGGTACCGACAAGGTGGCGCCGTACTTCGATCTGTCCTTCCAGCACTCGGCGCCCGGGGTGCTGCGTTCCATGCGGCGCTTCGGCAGCACCGACAGCTTCCTGGAGCTGCTGGAGACGATCCGTACGAAGGCGCCGCAGGCCGGTGCCCGCTCCAACTTCATCGTCGGCTTCCCCGGGGAGAGTGAGAGCGACCTCGCGGAGCTGGAGCGCTTCCTCACCGAGGCCAGGCTCGACGCCATCGGCGTCTTCGGCTACTCCGACGAGGACGGCACCGAGGCCGCCTCGTACGAGGACAAAGTCGATCCGGACGTGGTCGCCGAGCGGCTGGCGCGGGTCTCGCGGCTGGCCGAGGAGCTGACCGCGCAGCGCGCCGAGGAGCGGATCGGCGAGACGCTGCGGGTGCTGGTCGACCGGACCGACGACGAGGACGGCATCGTCGGGCGGGCCGCGCACCAGGCACCGGAGACCGACGGCGTCACCCTGCTCTCGACCGACCAGGAGCTGGCGCCCGGCCGTATGGTCGAAGCAAAGGTGGTGGCGAGCGAGGGCGTGGACCTCGTCGCGGAGGTGCTGTCGGTGGAGGGCACGGGGTGTACCGAGGAGGCGGCCAGATGA
- the pgsA gene encoding CDP-diacylglycerol--glycerol-3-phosphate 3-phosphatidyltransferase, with product MSGVPASAAGGPCTAPVVRQAGLWNIANLLTMLRLVLVPAFVVLLMHDNGTDPVWRVFAWAAFAVAMITDVFDGHLARTYNLVTDFGKIADPIADKAIMGAALICLSVLGDLSWWVTGVILFRELGITLMRFWVIKHGVIPASRGGKIKTLAQGTAVGMYVLVLTGPLATFRWWVMAVAVALTVVTGFDYIRQAVVLRRAGLVRERAERAERDTAR from the coding sequence ATGAGCGGAGTCCCGGCTTCCGCAGCTGGTGGCCCGTGCACGGCGCCGGTCGTCCGGCAGGCCGGGCTGTGGAACATCGCCAACCTTCTGACGATGCTGCGGCTGGTGCTGGTCCCGGCCTTCGTGGTGCTGCTGATGCACGACAACGGCACCGATCCCGTCTGGCGGGTCTTCGCCTGGGCCGCCTTCGCCGTCGCCATGATCACCGACGTCTTCGACGGGCATCTGGCGCGTACGTACAACCTGGTCACCGACTTCGGCAAGATCGCGGACCCGATCGCGGACAAGGCGATCATGGGTGCGGCGCTGATCTGCCTGTCGGTGCTGGGTGATCTGTCGTGGTGGGTGACCGGCGTGATCCTCTTCCGGGAGCTCGGCATCACCCTGATGCGGTTCTGGGTGATCAAGCATGGAGTGATTCCGGCCAGTCGCGGCGGCAAAATCAAGACATTGGCGCAGGGCACCGCGGTGGGCATGTACGTCCTGGTGCTGACCGGCCCGCTGGCGACCTTCCGCTGGTGGGTGATGGCGGTGGCCGTCGCGCTGACCGTGGTCACCGGGTTCGACTACATCCGGCAGGCCGTGGTGCTGCGCCGGGCCGGACTGGTCCGGGAACGGGCCGAGCGGGCCGAGCGGGACACGGCACGGTGA
- a CDS encoding CinA family protein, which translates to MSGPGSAAAGVLEVLAGRGQSLAVAESLTGGLVAGALTAVPGASRVVRGSVTAYATDLKRELLGVDAALLAACGAVDGEVARQMARGVRRVLGADWGIATTGVAGPDPQDGYPVGTVFVAVQGPDGAGRVRRLALEGDRDRIRQDTIHAVLAMLLSELTENTRAQDTEQHGGNGCLQP; encoded by the coding sequence GTGAGCGGGCCGGGTTCTGCCGCGGCCGGGGTGCTGGAAGTGCTCGCCGGGCGCGGTCAGAGCCTGGCGGTGGCCGAATCGCTGACCGGTGGCCTGGTGGCGGGCGCACTGACCGCCGTCCCCGGTGCCTCGCGGGTGGTCCGCGGCTCGGTCACGGCGTACGCCACCGACCTCAAGCGGGAGCTGCTGGGGGTGGACGCCGCCCTGCTGGCCGCCTGCGGTGCGGTGGACGGGGAGGTCGCGCGGCAGATGGCGCGCGGTGTGCGGCGGGTGCTGGGTGCCGACTGGGGCATCGCCACGACGGGGGTGGCCGGCCCGGATCCACAGGACGGGTACCCGGTGGGCACCGTTTTCGTGGCCGTACAGGGGCCGGACGGCGCCGGGCGGGTGCGGCGGCTGGCGCTGGAGGGCGATCGGGACCGGATCCGCCAGGACACCATTCATGCCGTGCTCGCAATGCTGTTGAGCGAACTGACAGAAAATACGCGGGCACAGGATACGGAACAACACGGGGGGAATGGATGTTTGCAGCCCTGA
- a CDS encoding helix-turn-helix domain-containing protein, with protein MILLRRLLGDVLRRQRQRQGRTLREVSSSARVSLGYLSEVERGQKEASSELLSSICDALDVRMSELMREVSDELALAELAASAAASDPVPAPVRPKLNSVSVTSLAGVPEERVTIKSPADVVDVVAA; from the coding sequence ATGATTCTGCTTCGTCGCCTGCTGGGTGACGTGCTGCGCCGACAGCGTCAGCGCCAGGGCCGAACCCTGCGCGAGGTCTCTTCCTCCGCCCGGGTATCGCTCGGCTATTTGTCCGAGGTGGAGAGGGGGCAGAAGGAGGCTTCCTCCGAACTGCTCTCATCGATCTGTGACGCGCTGGACGTGCGCATGTCCGAGCTCATGCGGGAGGTCAGCGATGAGCTGGCACTCGCCGAGCTGGCAGCGTCCGCGGCCGCGAGCGACCCGGTGCCCGCACCGGTGCGGCCGAAGCTCAATTCGGTGTCCGTCACGTCCCTGGCCGGTGTGCCGGAGGAGCGCGTGACCATCAAGTCCCCGGCCGACGTCGTGGATGTCGTCGCGGCCTGA
- a CDS encoding Dps family protein, translating into MSVVKSTLSDKNRKVVGTALQGALVDLVDLSLVAKQVHWNVVGPRFRSVHLQLDDVVTSARQHADTVAERASAIGVPPDGRAVTVAKTSGISEITDGWIKDGDVVRAMVNGLGAVIGRMRERIVATADPDPVSQDILIGLTADLEKHHWMFQAEAH; encoded by the coding sequence ATGTCTGTCGTCAAGAGCACGCTGTCCGATAAGAACCGCAAGGTGGTCGGGACCGCCCTGCAGGGAGCGCTCGTCGACCTGGTGGACCTGTCCCTCGTGGCGAAGCAGGTGCACTGGAACGTCGTCGGGCCCCGCTTCCGCTCCGTACACCTGCAGCTCGACGACGTGGTCACCAGCGCACGGCAGCATGCCGACACGGTGGCCGAGCGGGCATCCGCGATCGGGGTGCCCCCCGACGGGCGGGCCGTCACCGTCGCCAAGACCAGCGGCATCAGTGAGATCACGGATGGCTGGATCAAGGACGGCGATGTGGTGCGGGCGATGGTGAACGGGCTCGGCGCGGTCATCGGCCGGATGCGCGAGCGGATCGTCGCCACCGCGGACCCGGACCCGGTCAGCCAGGACATCCTGATCGGGCTGACCGCCGACCTGGAGAAGCACCACTGGATGTTCCAGGCCGAGGCGCACTGA
- a CDS encoding Fpg/Nei family DNA glycosylase, whose product MPEGDTVWRLARRLGDALVGHRLTRCDLRVPRLATVDLTGREVLDVRSRGKHLLTRFEGGLTLHSHLRMDGAWKIYAPAERWRGGPAHQIRAVLGTAEHTAVGYRLPVLDLLRTADESRVVGHLGPDLLGPDWDPERALGRLLSAPGRPLGEALLDQRNLAGIGNVYKSELCFLLRASPWLPVGQLPRPERLPALAKRLLEANKDRPARTTTPWGHRPHPFGNSGRGRPDRRLWVYGRSGRPCLRCGTGIRTADQDPADQTPATEERVTYWCPACQPDRPAARPTD is encoded by the coding sequence ATGCCCGAAGGCGACACCGTCTGGCGCCTGGCCCGGCGGCTCGGCGACGCGCTGGTCGGCCACCGGCTGACCCGCTGCGACCTGCGGGTCCCCCGGCTCGCGACGGTGGATCTGACCGGCCGCGAGGTGCTGGACGTGCGCTCCCGCGGCAAGCACCTCCTCACCCGCTTCGAGGGCGGCCTCACCCTGCACTCCCATCTGCGGATGGACGGCGCATGGAAGATCTACGCCCCGGCCGAGCGCTGGCGCGGCGGCCCCGCCCATCAGATCAGGGCGGTCCTCGGCACCGCGGAACACACCGCCGTCGGCTACCGCCTCCCCGTCCTCGATCTGCTGCGCACCGCCGACGAGTCCCGGGTCGTCGGCCACCTGGGACCCGATCTCCTCGGCCCCGACTGGGACCCGGAACGCGCCCTCGGCCGGCTGCTCTCGGCCCCCGGGCGCCCGCTCGGCGAGGCCCTGCTCGACCAGCGCAATCTCGCCGGTATCGGCAATGTCTACAAGTCCGAGCTGTGTTTCCTGCTGCGCGCCTCCCCCTGGCTCCCCGTCGGCCAACTCCCCCGGCCCGAGCGCCTCCCCGCCCTCGCCAAAAGACTCCTGGAGGCCAACAAAGACCGCCCCGCCCGCACCACCACCCCCTGGGGCCACCGCCCGCACCCCTTCGGGAACAGCGGGCGCGGCCGCCCCGACCGCCGGCTGTGGGTCTACGGCCGGTCCGGCCGCCCCTGCCTGCGCTGCGGTACCGGGATCCGCACCGCCGACCAGGACCCCGCCGACCAGACCCCCGCCACCGAGGAGCGCGTCACCTACTGGTGCCCCGCCTGCCAGCCCGACCGGCCGGCCGCCCGGCCCACGGACTGA
- a CDS encoding DEAD/DEAH box helicase — MAKAALDSFSPATRGWFAGAFSAPTAAQEGAWRAIGAGCDVLVVAPTGSGKTLAAFLASLDALASTPPPAEPKKRCRVLYVSPMKALAVDVERNLRSPLTGIRQESVRLGLPEPDLRVAIRSGDTPPAERRSIAHRPPDILITTPESLFLMLTSSAREALAGVETVIVDEVHAVAGTKRGAHLALSLERLDELLDRPARRIGLSATVRPVEEVARYLSPRRRVEIVQPPSGKRFDLSVVVPVEDMGELGGSPVQEGGTGEKPSIWPQVEEKIADLVQAHRSTIVFANSRRLAERLCNRLNEIAYERQTGEALPEHHSPAELMAEAGAARGAPALLARAHHGSVSKEQRAQVEEDLKAGRLPAVVATSSLELGIDMGAVDLVVQVESPPSVASGLQRVGRAGHQVGAVSTGVVFPKYRGDLVQAAVVTERMRSGAIEALRVPANPLDVLAQQLVAMAAMDTWDVEELLAVVRRAAPFAGLPESAFTAVLDMLAGRYPSDAFAELRPRLVWDRVAQTVTGRPGAQRLAVTSGGTIPDRGLFGVFLAGGDSGKGGGRRVGELDEEMVYESRVGDVFTLGTTSWRIEDITRDRVLVTPAPGVPGRLPFWKGDQLGRPLELGRALGAFLRELGALGPEDARTRLSAAGLDDWAASNVLSYLAEQKQACGHVPDDRTIVVERFRDELGDWRVVVHSPFGAQVHAPWALALGARLAERYGMDAQVMHADDGIVLRLPDADLLGLDLLDGDGAFDPAAGPGPAARGTEYDPEQSPVGAADVAFAHDEVDQIVTDQVGGSALFASRFRECAARALLLPRRSPGKRTPLWQQRQRAAQLLQVASEFGSFPIVLEAVRECLQDVFDVPGLAELMGDIEARRVRLVEVTTPEPSPFARSLLFGYVAQFLYEGDSPLAERRAAALSLDSRLLAELLGQAELRELLDAEVLAGLERELQWLTDDRRIKDVEGVADVLRLLGPLTDAELAERGADPAWTRELAAARRAIAVRIAGTEHWAAVEDAGRLRDALGTALPVGVPESFTEPVKDPLGDLLSRYARTHGPFTSEQAAARFGLGTAVTDGALHLLAAAGRVVQGEFHPAGIGQEWCDAQVLRRLRRRSLAALREELEPVPPAALAAFLPQWQHLGPPRPAPVSGVPAPLAGASHGLRGIDGLVRAVEQLQGAPVPASALEKLVLPSRVGGYTPALLDELTTTGEVVWSGAGALPGKDGWICLHLADSAPLLLPQPLPLELTALHESVLTALAPGYGLFFRQLADQVRAATHPEATDSQLADALWDLAWSGRLTNDTLAPLRALLGSGRTAGSTAHRARRAVPRGRWGHPRTEFGGGSLTAAAGRGGRPTASRSGPPTVGGRWSLLPAPEPDPTHRAHALARTLLDRHGIVTRGAVAAEGVEGGFSAAYRVLAAFEESGQARRGYVVEGLGAAQFAMDGAVDRLRAVSTQRERTADDALPDGGPAQSRRGGPQRALVLAAADPANAYGAALSWPEPPEGSTHKPGRKAGALVVLVDGELTLYLERGGKTLLVWPLGHDPAPAATDPRLRLAVEALTDAARAGALGTLTTERINGTSALTSPYAPALESAGFHPTPRGLRLRG, encoded by the coding sequence ATGGCCAAGGCAGCGCTCGACTCCTTCTCCCCCGCGACCCGCGGCTGGTTCGCCGGGGCGTTCAGCGCGCCCACCGCCGCGCAGGAAGGGGCCTGGCGGGCGATCGGCGCGGGCTGTGACGTCCTGGTGGTGGCGCCCACGGGCTCCGGCAAGACCCTCGCCGCCTTCCTGGCGTCCCTGGACGCCCTGGCGAGCACTCCCCCGCCCGCCGAGCCGAAGAAGCGCTGCCGGGTGCTGTACGTCTCCCCGATGAAGGCGCTGGCCGTCGATGTCGAGCGCAATCTGCGCAGTCCGCTGACGGGCATCCGGCAGGAGTCGGTCCGCCTCGGGCTGCCGGAGCCCGACCTCAGGGTCGCCATCCGTTCCGGCGACACCCCGCCCGCCGAGCGCCGCTCGATCGCCCACCGCCCGCCGGACATCCTCATCACCACCCCCGAATCGCTGTTCCTGATGCTGACGTCCTCGGCCCGGGAGGCGCTGGCAGGCGTCGAGACGGTCATCGTGGACGAGGTCCATGCGGTGGCCGGCACCAAGCGCGGTGCGCATCTGGCGCTGTCCCTGGAGCGGCTGGACGAGCTCCTGGACCGCCCGGCCCGCCGGATCGGGCTGTCGGCGACGGTGCGGCCGGTGGAGGAGGTGGCGCGCTATCTGTCGCCGCGGCGCCGGGTGGAGATCGTCCAGCCGCCGTCCGGGAAGCGTTTCGACCTGTCGGTGGTCGTCCCGGTGGAGGACATGGGCGAGCTGGGCGGCTCACCGGTCCAGGAGGGCGGCACCGGCGAGAAGCCGTCCATCTGGCCGCAGGTCGAGGAGAAGATCGCCGATCTCGTCCAGGCCCACCGCTCCACGATCGTCTTCGCCAACTCCCGCCGGCTGGCGGAGCGGCTGTGCAACCGCCTCAACGAGATCGCCTACGAGCGGCAGACCGGCGAGGCGCTGCCCGAGCACCACTCCCCCGCCGAGCTGATGGCCGAGGCCGGGGCGGCCAGGGGCGCCCCGGCGCTGCTGGCCCGCGCCCACCACGGCTCGGTGTCCAAGGAGCAACGCGCCCAGGTGGAGGAGGACCTGAAGGCCGGCCGGCTGCCCGCCGTGGTCGCCACCTCCAGTCTGGAGCTGGGCATCGACATGGGCGCGGTCGATCTGGTCGTCCAGGTGGAGTCGCCGCCGTCGGTCGCCTCCGGGCTGCAGCGGGTCGGCCGGGCCGGGCACCAGGTCGGCGCGGTCTCGACGGGCGTCGTCTTCCCCAAGTACCGCGGCGATCTGGTGCAGGCCGCCGTGGTCACCGAGCGGATGCGCTCGGGCGCCATCGAGGCGCTGCGGGTGCCGGCCAATCCGCTGGACGTCCTCGCCCAGCAGCTCGTCGCCATGGCCGCGATGGACACCTGGGACGTCGAGGAGCTGCTGGCCGTGGTCCGGCGGGCGGCCCCGTTCGCCGGCCTTCCCGAGTCGGCGTTCACCGCTGTGCTGGACATGCTCGCCGGCCGCTATCCCTCCGACGCCTTCGCCGAGCTGCGGCCGCGCCTGGTGTGGGACCGCGTCGCGCAGACCGTCACGGGCCGCCCCGGCGCCCAGCGGCTGGCCGTCACCTCCGGCGGCACGATCCCCGACCGCGGCCTGTTCGGGGTGTTCCTGGCGGGCGGCGACTCCGGCAAGGGAGGCGGCCGCCGGGTGGGAGAGCTGGACGAGGAGATGGTCTACGAGTCCCGCGTCGGCGATGTCTTCACACTCGGCACGACGTCCTGGCGCATCGAGGACATCACCCGCGACCGGGTACTGGTCACCCCCGCCCCCGGCGTACCGGGACGGCTGCCCTTCTGGAAGGGCGACCAGCTGGGCCGCCCGCTCGAACTCGGCCGTGCGCTCGGCGCGTTCCTCCGCGAACTCGGCGCGCTCGGGCCGGAAGACGCCCGGACCCGGCTGTCCGCCGCCGGGCTGGACGACTGGGCGGCGTCCAATGTGCTGAGCTATCTCGCCGAACAGAAGCAGGCCTGCGGCCATGTCCCCGACGACCGCACGATCGTCGTGGAGCGGTTCCGTGACGAGCTCGGCGACTGGCGGGTGGTCGTCCACTCGCCCTTCGGCGCCCAGGTCCACGCCCCGTGGGCGCTGGCCCTCGGCGCCCGCCTCGCCGAGCGCTACGGCATGGACGCCCAGGTGATGCATGCCGACGACGGCATCGTGCTGCGGCTGCCCGACGCCGATCTGCTGGGCCTCGACCTCCTGGACGGCGACGGCGCCTTCGATCCGGCCGCCGGTCCGGGCCCGGCCGCGCGCGGCACGGAGTACGACCCCGAGCAGTCCCCCGTGGGGGCGGCCGATGTCGCCTTCGCGCACGACGAGGTCGACCAGATCGTCACCGACCAGGTGGGCGGCTCCGCGCTGTTCGCCTCCCGGTTCAGGGAGTGCGCCGCCCGCGCGCTGCTGCTGCCCCGGCGCAGCCCGGGCAAGCGCACCCCGCTGTGGCAGCAGCGCCAGCGCGCCGCGCAGCTCCTCCAGGTGGCGAGCGAGTTCGGGTCCTTCCCGATCGTGCTGGAGGCCGTCCGCGAATGTCTGCAGGACGTCTTCGACGTACCGGGCCTGGCGGAGCTGATGGGGGACATCGAGGCGCGCCGGGTCCGGCTGGTGGAGGTCACCACCCCCGAGCCGTCCCCGTTCGCCCGCTCGCTGCTGTTCGGCTATGTCGCCCAGTTCCTGTACGAGGGCGACTCCCCGCTCGCCGAGCGCCGCGCCGCCGCCCTCTCCCTGGACTCCCGGCTGCTGGCCGAGCTGCTGGGCCAGGCCGAGCTGCGCGAGCTGCTGGATGCCGAGGTGCTGGCCGGGCTGGAGCGCGAGCTGCAGTGGCTCACGGACGACCGGCGGATCAAGGACGTCGAGGGCGTCGCCGACGTCCTGCGGCTGCTGGGGCCGCTGACCGACGCCGAGCTGGCCGAGCGCGGCGCCGATCCGGCCTGGACCAGGGAGCTGGCCGCCGCCCGCCGGGCCATTGCGGTACGGATCGCCGGGACCGAGCACTGGGCCGCCGTCGAGGACGCCGGCCGGCTCCGCGACGCCCTGGGCACCGCCCTGCCGGTCGGCGTCCCCGAGTCGTTCACGGAACCGGTCAAGGACCCGCTGGGCGATCTGCTCTCCCGCTACGCCCGCACCCACGGCCCGTTCACCTCCGAGCAGGCCGCCGCCCGCTTCGGCCTCGGCACCGCCGTCACCGACGGCGCGCTGCATCTCCTCGCCGCGGCCGGCCGGGTCGTCCAGGGGGAGTTCCACCCCGCAGGCATCGGCCAGGAATGGTGCGACGCCCAGGTGCTGCGCAGGCTGCGCCGCCGCTCGCTCGCCGCGCTGCGCGAGGAGCTGGAACCGGTGCCGCCCGCCGCGCTCGCCGCCTTCCTCCCCCAGTGGCAGCACCTCGGCCCGCCCCGGCCGGCGCCGGTGAGCGGGGTGCCGGCGCCGCTCGCCGGCGCGTCGCACGGCCTGCGCGGGATCGACGGTCTGGTGCGCGCCGTCGAGCAGCTGCAGGGCGCCCCCGTCCCCGCCTCCGCCCTGGAGAAGCTGGTGCTGCCCTCCCGCGTCGGCGGTTACACCCCCGCCCTGCTGGACGAACTCACCACCACCGGCGAGGTGGTGTGGTCCGGCGCCGGAGCGCTGCCCGGCAAGGACGGCTGGATCTGTCTCCATCTCGCCGACTCCGCCCCGCTCCTGCTCCCACAGCCCCTCCCGCTGGAACTGACCGCACTGCACGAGTCGGTGCTGACCGCCCTCGCCCCCGGATACGGGCTGTTCTTCCGCCAGCTCGCCGACCAGGTCCGCGCCGCCACCCACCCCGAGGCCACCGACTCCCAACTGGCCGACGCCCTGTGGGACCTGGCCTGGTCGGGCCGGCTGACCAATGACACCCTGGCCCCGCTGCGCGCCCTCCTCGGCTCGGGCCGTACGGCAGGATCGACCGCCCACCGCGCCCGCCGGGCCGTCCCCCGGGGCAGGTGGGGGCACCCCCGGACGGAGTTCGGGGGAGGCTCGCTGACCGCGGCCGCGGGCCGCGGCGGCCGCCCCACCGCCTCCCGCTCCGGCCCGCCGACGGTGGGCGGCCGCTGGTCGCTGCTGCCCGCCCCCGAACCGGACCCCACCCACCGCGCCCACGCCCTGGCCCGTACGCTCCTGGACCGGCACGGCATCGTCACCCGCGGCGCGGTCGCCGCCGAGGGGGTCGAGGGCGGGTTCTCCGCCGCGTATCGCGTACTGGCCGCCTTCGAGGAGTCCGGACAGGCCCGCCGCGGCTATGTCGTGGAGGGGCTGGGCGCCGCCCAGTTCGCGATGGACGGCGCGGTGGACCGGCTGCGCGCGGTCAGCACCCAGCGCGAGCGCACCGCCGATGACGCCCTGCCGGACGGCGGCCCGGCGCAGTCCCGGCGCGGCGGACCGCAGCGCGCGCTCGTGCTGGCCGCCGCCGACCCGGCGAATGCCTACGGCGCCGCCCTGTCCTGGCCCGAGCCGCCCGAGGGCTCGACCCACAAGCCCGGCCGCAAGGCGGGCGCCCTCGTCGTCCTCGTCGACGGGGAGCTGACGCTCTACCTGGAGCGCGGCGGCAAGACCCTGCTCGTCTGGCCGCTCGGCCACGACCCGGCCCCGGCCGCCACGGACCCCCGCCTGCGGCTCGCCGTCGAGGCGCTTACGGATGCCGCCCGCGCCGGCGCCCTGGGCACCCTCACCACCGAACGCATCAACGGCACCTCGGCGCTCACCTCTCCCTACGCCCCCGCCCTGGAGTCCGCCGGCTTCCACCCGACCCCGAGGGGGCTGCGGCTGCGGGGGTGA
- a CDS encoding MarR family winged helix-turn-helix transcriptional regulator, with the protein MSRFTGRPHSHERASAAALAAAELLEVLWGRGQEAARSAEVSLSQLRALLVIERHEGTNLRTLAEALGSRPPAVSRLCDRLEAMGLAERGPSATSRREVELRLSLRGRVLLEQYRVARSREVTATLDRMEPADVARLAAGLEAFHAASARLAADRDDAEPRGGDVADSA; encoded by the coding sequence GTGTCCCGTTTCACCGGTCGGCCCCATTCCCACGAGCGCGCGAGCGCGGCGGCGCTTGCCGCGGCCGAGTTGCTCGAGGTGCTGTGGGGCCGCGGGCAGGAAGCGGCACGCTCTGCGGAGGTCTCGCTGTCCCAGCTGCGCGCGCTGCTGGTGATCGAGCGCCACGAGGGCACCAATCTGCGCACCCTCGCCGAAGCGCTCGGCTCGCGTCCGCCGGCGGTCAGCAGGCTCTGCGACCGCCTGGAGGCCATGGGCCTCGCGGAGCGGGGGCCCAGCGCGACCAGCCGGCGGGAGGTCGAGCTGCGGCTGAGCCTGCGCGGCCGGGTGCTGCTGGAGCAGTACCGCGTGGCCCGCAGCCGGGAGGTCACGGCCACCCTCGACCGTATGGAACCGGCCGATGTCGCCCGGCTCGCGGCGGGCCTGGAGGCCTTCCACGCGGCCTCCGCCCGGCTCGCGGCGGACCGGGACGACGCGGAGCCCCGAGGCGGCGACGTCGCGGACAGCGCCTAG